Sequence from the Sanguibacter keddieii DSM 10542 genome:
GGAAGAGTCCGTCTCGATCGCGCGTCAGCTCGATGCTGGACGCAAGTACGCGGCCGCTCGGGGCTGGTCGGTCCTCGGAGAGTTCGTCGACGATGGCGTCTCTGCGACCGCCAACCGACCCGAGGAGCGCAAGGGGTGGTCCGATCTCCTGGCAGTCAGCGGGTTCGATGCAGTCGTGATCTGGAAGGTGGATAGGCTCGCGAGGCGTGTCCTGGACTTCCTGCATGCTGACGAGGCCCTCCAAGAGCGTGGTGCCGGCTTGGTCGCGGTCGAGGACCCGATCGACATGACGAGCCCCCAGGGCCGGGCCTTCGCCGTCATGCTGGCCGTCTTTGGAGAGATGGAAGCGGAGGCGATCCGTTCAAGGGTTCGCGCGGCCCGCGCGCAGATCCTCAAGGCCGGGCGCTGGCCCGGCGGCGGGATGCCGTACGGTTTCGTCTCGGCCCAGAACCCGGACGGCCCAGGACGCATCCTCGTGAAGGATCCAGAGCGAATCCCTTGGCTGACGGAGGCTGTTGCTCGTGCGATCCGGGGAGAACCGGTCAACGCGATCGCGCGGTGGCTCACTGATGAGAAGGCGCCCATGCCGATCCGCTCGTCCATCAGAGTGGCCGACGGCACTCGGACCTGGAACCGACAGACCGTAGACGGGTTGTTGAGGAACCCAGTGCTCGCAGGCATGACCCCCTACAACCCAGGGCGTGGACGCAGCGGTACTCGTGTAGACCCTTTGGCTGTGATTCGCGACGAGCGCGGTGAGCCTGTCATCAACGAGTCACTTGCCATCCTGACGCAGGAGGAGTTCGCGCACCTCCAACGGACGCTCGACCAGCGGGACGTACCCCAGGCCCGGAAGAAGGATGAACGTGTCGCCACGAGTCCGCTGCTCTCCCGCGTGGTCGTCTGCCACGACTGTGACGTCCATCTGTGCCGGGGCACTAACCAGAAGAAGCCGGTCCTCTGCTGCCCCCAGTGCCGTCAGACGATGGGACGAACCGCTCTGGACCCGTATCTGGTGCGCCGACTTCTGACGGAGCGCGGGAGCCAGCCTCTGCTCGGCTCGACGGTCCGAGCGCAGTGGCATGCGGCGGGTTCAGACGAGCACGCTCGTCGAGAGATCCTGTTGAGCCAGGTCGAGAGTCTGCGGGTCCGGCGTGGTGTGGTGGGGCGCTACTTCGACAAGGACCGTGTCCTCCTGCGCTGGAAGCCGAAAGTCCATGCGTGAGTCGCGTATGGCAGGCAGGCACGGGGCGGTAGCGTGACGTTCACCAGGGGGGCTCCAGTAGTTGACGGCTCGACGTCGTGGTCCGCCCGGTCGAAGGGGGCGTGGACGGAGTGACGGAAGCACCAGCGGACAAAGCCACAGTCCGCAAGGAGTACGAGCTGACCTACGTTCCTGACGGCTCTTCGTGGACCGACCGTGAGAACTTGGCGGACATCCTCGATCGAGAGCTTCTCGGCCCGACTCACGGCGCTGACGAACTACTTGACGCGCAGCCGGACGCTCTCTACCTCGTCGGACGCATCGCTCCGGCCAAGCTCGTGGGCAGGGGCGGCGTCACACTGGCCGAGGACGCCGACCAGCAGTCCGACGCGGACGTCGTCCCCGCTGAAGCCGCGGACCTTGGGCGTGGTGTCCCGGTCGGGGTGCGCGAAGAAGAGACAGCGGGGTCGGATGATCAAGGAGCCGAGGATGTGCCGCTGCGACGAGGACTGATGATCCCGGCGTCGATGGGCCTCCGTTTCCAGGTCTCTCACGAGGTGACGAACGTCGTTGTGCGGGCATCGTGGGGGACGTACCGCTCCGAGGAGACCGATGAAGTGACTGCGTCGGGACGGCCCAGGCGAAAATACCGTCGCACTCCTCACGAGCATCGGGTCACTGTGCCCGTCGCTTCGCTGACACCTGGGAACACGGAAGACTTCGTGCTGGAGGACGACATCCTGATCCGGGTCGACGTCATCGACTACGACGGCAAGCGGATCGTCGAGGCCGCCCTGTGCAACGACCGCGAGACACCCCGGACGATTCCGACAGACGCCTGGCTCTACCAGACGTGCCTCTACGTCGAGGCAGACGTGAACGAGTCTGAGACGGACGTCTTCCTGCCCGTGACTGACCTCATGCTCGAGGACCGCCTCGACGAGGACCCTGAGCTGGCACGACTGGACCTCCAGTACCGCGACCGTCTCGAGTTCGCCGTCGGGCGTACATGCTCGGTGGACTGGACGGTGGCCAAGGGCGCGCGCCGGGCCACCCAGGTGCGCACCACCTGGCTCCCCACCTCCGAGACACCTCAGACTCAGGCACGCGAGATCGACGGTGCACTGCTGGACATGATGACGCTGTCCACCGCAGCGGCTGAGGACCTCGAGGCAGGACTGCGGCCAATCGTCGCCAATTACGTCGAGTGGTTGGAAGGGCAGAAGTCGAGAATCGCTGAGCTGCCCGCTCACCTGAAGGATGTTGCATCCGGCGCTCTGCAAGACGCGGGACTGGTGGCGACCCAGCTTGCCGCGGGCCTCGATTTCCTGGTGAGCGACATCGAGGCGCAGCAGTGCTTCCGCTTCATGAACCGGGTCATGGCTGACCAGCGCGTCCAGTCGCAGGTAGCAGAGCTCCGGTCTTCAAACCCCAAGCTGTCCTTGGTCGAGGCCCGTGAGCAGGTGCTCGCGCGAGGCGTGCGCGCCCACTCGTGGCGTACCTTCCAGCTTGCCTTTGTCCTGATGCAGATCGAGGTGCTGTCGACACCCGGGATGGTGCGACGCTCCTCGGTGGGAGCCCGGGCCGAGCTCCTGTTTTTCCCGACCGGAGGTGGAAAGACAGAGGCATACCTGGGCCTCGCTGCGTACACGTTCGCCACGCGCCGCCGCCAGGGTGTCATCGATGGAGCTGACGGTCGGATCGACGGAACCGCCGGAGTTGCCGTCCTCATGCGTTACACGCTGCGACTTCTGACCGCGCAGCAGTTTCAGCGTGCGACGGCACTCGTGTGTGCCGCGGAGATGGCCCGGCGTGATGACGAGTCAACCTGGGGTCGAGAACCGTTCCGCATCGGTCTATGGGTCGGGACAGCGGTCTCTCCCAAGCGCTACGACGAGGCTGCCCGACAGCTCGCCGAGGCGAACGACGGCCGGAAGTACGGCTTGACGGTCCTGCAGCTTCAGCGCTGTCCCTGGTGCGGAACGCCTATCGAACCCAAGCACGTGAAGGGCGACGACAACGCTCGGAGGATTCGCGTCTTCTGTGGCGACACTTTCGGTGGCTGTCCGTTCTCGGAAGGCGCCGTCGGTGGGGACGAGGGGCTGCCAGTCCTGACAGTTGATGAGGAGATCTATCGTCTTGTGCCCTCGTTCGTCATCGCGACCGTCGACAAGTTCGCACGTCTCGCCAGAGAGGGTGAGGCTGCGTCACTCTTCGGGTACGTTCGACGCCGATGTGAACGGCATGGATACGTCCATGATGACTACCGCGAGTGTCTCAAGGGTGCGAACGGCAAGCATCCAGGCAAGGCAGGTGCGCCTAGCGCGACCGTGCGGCCTGCGGACCGCTTGCGGCCACCGGACCTCATCATCCAAGACGAGCTGCACTTGATCACCGGTGCACTGGGCACGGCCGTCGGTGTCTTCGAGCTCGCGGTCGACGTCCTCACTACGTGGAGGAACGCGCAAGGCGAGGCGATTCGTCCGCTCGTCGTGGCCTCCACTGCGACTGTGCGCAATGCTGCGGAGCAGATCAAGGCCTTGTACGGGCGGGGGGTGACGATCTTCCCGCCGCAAGTGCTCGACGTGTCCGACACCTTCTTCTCTCGGGAGCTTGAGGTCAGCCGCGACACACCGGGGCGCCGTTATGTCGGTGTCTCAACCACCGGAGTGCGGCTGACGTCTGCAGAGATCGTCCTCGCATCGACCCTGCTCTCCGCGGGACAGGTGCTGCTTGACCAGGGGATCAGTCCACCGTCCGGAAAGCCGGTGAGTGCTGACCCGTACATGACGCTGGTCGGGTACTTCAACGCGACTCGTGAGCTGGCCGGTATGGCGCGGTACATCGCCGACGACGTCCAGACCGCCGTGAAGAAGCGTCGACCGGGGAAGTTCTTCCCGCTGCGGTATGGGACAAGCCCCGCTGGGATTCACGTGGCAGAGCTCACCTCCCGAGTCGCATCGAGCGACATCACCGCGACTCTCGATCAGATGAGCACGGGCTTCGAGCCTGCGTGGGACTCCAGTGCTGGGCGTGCCGAGTGGACGAGGTCGGCACGGTCTGCGCGTGAATCGAGTCAACGGTTCGCGTACCGCGAGGCGAACCCGTTCGACGTGGTCCTCGCGACATCGATGCTCCAGGTCGGCGTCGACGTGACCCGACTCGGCCTGATGCTGATGGTCGGGCAACCGAAGAACACTGCGGAGTACATCCAGGCGTCCTCCCGCGTCGGGCGCGACGCCTCGCGCCCTGGTCTGGTCGTGACATTGGGCAACTGGGCGCGTCCGCGCGATCTGGCTCACTTCGAGCAGTTTCGGCACTATCACGAGACGTTCTACTCGCAGGTGGAGCCGCTGTCGGTCACGCCGTACTCGTACACCTCGATCGAAAGGTCTCTTGACGGCGTGCTCGTGTCCGCGGCGCGCGTCATGGACGCTGTTCGGGAAGACGGTCTCTCCGCGGAGCAGCATGCCTGGCATGTGGACGAGGCCAGAGGGCGGCTCGACGAGCTGATCGCCCAGATCGTGGAGCGAGCGAAGGTGGCCGGTGGCGAACCTGCCGCGCACGCTGTCAAAGAGCGGCTGGAGAACCGAGTGGGCACATGGTCGAAGCGGCGGGAGTTCGTGCAGAAGAAGCAGCACACACTGGTCTACGAGAAGGTGCCGAACGGCAAAGAGGGGGAGCTCTCGCCGCTCTTGCTCTCGCCAGAGAAGTCCCGTGCTGACGTGAGCCTCCATGACCACGCGCCGTTCGTGGTCGCGAACTCGATGCGTGAGGTGCAACCCGAGATCAATCTCCTGGTGTCGCCGAAGAGCCTCATGTCATGGGAAGTCATGAACGTGCCGCGGGAGTGGAGCTCGATGCCAGACACGGACGCGGAGGCTACAGATGACTGAGATCCAAGTAGGTGAGTCGCTCGACCCTCTGGGTGATCTCGAGTCCTTTGAATCGATGACTGCGACGAAGAATCGCGCCAAGGTCGGCTCTGCGCGCCCTTCAAACCTGTTGTACACCTACGGGCCGGGATCGACGATGGATCTCCCGTCGTTCACCGTCATGCCTGCCGGCTTTGACGACTGGGAGAGCATCTGGAGGCGTCGTCCGGGACAGCCGCCCCGCGTTCACGCCCCCCGCCTGCTGGACGCCGTCCGAACGCACCTTGGCCGGCAGGTCGCCGAGCTGCGCCCGTTCCCCTGGGCGCCCAAGGCGACGGCACAGAGCAAGGAGGGAGATGACTTGGGCGTCTCGGCACGCGTCTTTCCGCAGTGGATGCGTTGCACAGGCTGCGACCAGCTTGGACCCCTCACCAGGTTCTCCTACCGCAACACCAACCCGTACAGGCCGGACGAGGCTCGATTCGAGCACGAGAAGTGCCCGGGTCGTCGCGGCAAACCCTCAAAGAGACCGATTCCTGCCGTGCCGGCACGATACCTGCTCGCTTGTCCAGATGGGCATCTCGACGAGTTTCCCTATGACTGGTGGGTTCACCAGGGGGGCAACTGCCCCTCCGCTGACGTTCCCCCACTGAAGATGGAGGATCGCACCGTCGGCAAGGGAGCGTCGGCGACGATCACCTGCACGTCCTGCGGAAGCCGGCGAGCGATGAACGAGGCGCAGGGTGAGGCTGGAGCCGCCAAGCTCCCTCGGTGCCGTGGCAGGCACCCGCACCTCGGCTTGTTCGAGCAAGCTGGTTGCGTCAATCGGACGAAGCTGATGTTGCTTGGCGCGTCGAACCTGTGGTTCCCCGCGACGCTCTCCATCGTCGTCATGCCCGAGTCGAACGTCGAGACCGCTGCATCGATCGCGGCGGACCTGCTCGTGCTCGTCGGTCCGAAGCGTGTCGAGAAGTGGCAGGGAGATCTGGGCCGATGGCACGAGTTCTTGGAAGATGAGGAGTCGGAACTGGCGACGC
This genomic interval carries:
- the drmA gene encoding DISARM system helicase DrmA gives rise to the protein MDGVTEAPADKATVRKEYELTYVPDGSSWTDRENLADILDRELLGPTHGADELLDAQPDALYLVGRIAPAKLVGRGGVTLAEDADQQSDADVVPAEAADLGRGVPVGVREEETAGSDDQGAEDVPLRRGLMIPASMGLRFQVSHEVTNVVVRASWGTYRSEETDEVTASGRPRRKYRRTPHEHRVTVPVASLTPGNTEDFVLEDDILIRVDVIDYDGKRIVEAALCNDRETPRTIPTDAWLYQTCLYVEADVNESETDVFLPVTDLMLEDRLDEDPELARLDLQYRDRLEFAVGRTCSVDWTVAKGARRATQVRTTWLPTSETPQTQAREIDGALLDMMTLSTAAAEDLEAGLRPIVANYVEWLEGQKSRIAELPAHLKDVASGALQDAGLVATQLAAGLDFLVSDIEAQQCFRFMNRVMADQRVQSQVAELRSSNPKLSLVEAREQVLARGVRAHSWRTFQLAFVLMQIEVLSTPGMVRRSSVGARAELLFFPTGGGKTEAYLGLAAYTFATRRRQGVIDGADGRIDGTAGVAVLMRYTLRLLTAQQFQRATALVCAAEMARRDDESTWGREPFRIGLWVGTAVSPKRYDEAARQLAEANDGRKYGLTVLQLQRCPWCGTPIEPKHVKGDDNARRIRVFCGDTFGGCPFSEGAVGGDEGLPVLTVDEEIYRLVPSFVIATVDKFARLAREGEAASLFGYVRRRCERHGYVHDDYRECLKGANGKHPGKAGAPSATVRPADRLRPPDLIIQDELHLITGALGTAVGVFELAVDVLTTWRNAQGEAIRPLVVASTATVRNAAEQIKALYGRGVTIFPPQVLDVSDTFFSRELEVSRDTPGRRYVGVSTTGVRLTSAEIVLASTLLSAGQVLLDQGISPPSGKPVSADPYMTLVGYFNATRELAGMARYIADDVQTAVKKRRPGKFFPLRYGTSPAGIHVAELTSRVASSDITATLDQMSTGFEPAWDSSAGRAEWTRSARSARESSQRFAYREANPFDVVLATSMLQVGVDVTRLGLMLMVGQPKNTAEYIQASSRVGRDASRPGLVVTLGNWARPRDLAHFEQFRHYHETFYSQVEPLSVTPYSYTSIERSLDGVLVSAARVMDAVREDGLSAEQHAWHVDEARGRLDELIAQIVERAKVAGGEPAAHAVKERLENRVGTWSKRREFVQKKQHTLVYEKVPNGKEGELSPLLLSPEKSRADVSLHDHAPFVVANSMREVQPEINLLVSPKSLMSWEVMNVPREWSSMPDTDAEATDD
- a CDS encoding recombinase family protein; the encoded protein is MNTLTERRCVLYARLSVTKEESVSIARQLDAGRKYAAARGWSVLGEFVDDGVSATANRPEERKGWSDLLAVSGFDAVVIWKVDRLARRVLDFLHADEALQERGAGLVAVEDPIDMTSPQGRAFAVMLAVFGEMEAEAIRSRVRAARAQILKAGRWPGGGMPYGFVSAQNPDGPGRILVKDPERIPWLTEAVARAIRGEPVNAIARWLTDEKAPMPIRSSIRVADGTRTWNRQTVDGLLRNPVLAGMTPYNPGRGRSGTRVDPLAVIRDERGEPVINESLAILTQEEFAHLQRTLDQRDVPQARKKDERVATSPLLSRVVVCHDCDVHLCRGTNQKKPVLCCPQCRQTMGRTALDPYLVRRLLTERGSQPLLGSTVRAQWHAAGSDEHARREILLSQVESLRVRRGVVGRYFDKDRVLLRWKPKVHA
- the drmB gene encoding DUF1998 domain-containing protein → MTEIQVGESLDPLGDLESFESMTATKNRAKVGSARPSNLLYTYGPGSTMDLPSFTVMPAGFDDWESIWRRRPGQPPRVHAPRLLDAVRTHLGRQVAELRPFPWAPKATAQSKEGDDLGVSARVFPQWMRCTGCDQLGPLTRFSYRNTNPYRPDEARFEHEKCPGRRGKPSKRPIPAVPARYLLACPDGHLDEFPYDWWVHQGGNCPSADVPPLKMEDRTVGKGASATITCTSCGSRRAMNEAQGEAGAAKLPRCRGRHPHLGLFEQAGCVNRTKLMLLGASNLWFPATLSIVVMPESNVETAASIAADLLVLVGPKRVEKWQGDLGRWHEFLEDEESELATLSKEKLAAAVAELLAPPPSQEQIEEQRKNFDPVSLLVPEWNYLQREPLGPHHKADGTSGLILSPPNGGVHQKLAANHVTRVLAVDKLRKVNAVLGFTRIDEMERANDVGKRLVRLARDGRPTWTVATEDRGEGVYLQLDEEAVAAWETKVEASDLWEAHRAAHERNFNARFSETAKDVDPDARFRPARYWLLHTLSHVLIREMAMYSGYSAASLSERIYAWRAEEGRPAAAGLLIVTTASDSDGTLGGLVQLSESGNLERVMSRALRRASRCSSDPVCAHRTPKEPEDFLHGAACHTCAMASETSCERANRFLDRRFLVDLPGGQGFGFFH